A segment of the Deltaproteobacteria bacterium genome:
AGAACAACATGCGGTGGATGCGCCGCCGCAAGCCGATGCCGTTCGGTGATAGGGAGCGGATCACCGCTCGCCAGCGATCGCAGGACGGCCGCCAGCGTCGTCTTGCCGCGCCCGTTCTCGGCGTAGACGAGGACGAGTCGGCCGAGCGTGATCGTCGCAGCCGCGCCCACGGAGTCGAACTGACCGATGTTGCGGAGCAATCGGATCCGCCGAATCATGCGTCAACCCCCGCAAGGATCCTTCTCGTATCAGAAATCCGCAGCTCGCCGGAGATGAGCTTGGGCAACAGCGTGTCGCGCAGGGCGGCGAGGGTGTTGGTCTCGAAGTACGGGGCGGCAATCCGGTCGAGCAGCGGCCGCGCCTTGCCGTCGAACGCGTCACGTACGGCAGGAGGCGGAATCACCACTGGCATGTGTTCGAGTGAGCTCGTCCACACCGCGTACGGAATGGTGCTTCCGGTGGAATGGCGGGTCGCGTAGTCGATCGTGTCGGGGTGGTGCAGCAAGAGCGTGCCAAAGCCGAAGTCCCCTCTCCGGCGCGGCGCCAACACGAATGCCGTCGTTCGAGTCGTGCCGTCGAATGGAGCAATGCAGACTTTGTGGAAATATGGACGCATAGCTCCGAACAGCAGGTCCCCCTTGTGGAAGCGTGTCAAACTGCTTTGCGCTTCCGCGCCGGGCTTGCTCTCGGTCAGAGACAATGACCTCGGAGAAATGCAGTCAATTGGCACATATGGTCGAGACGCTGTCTCGGTAGACGAGACGCACCGTTCAACACGCTGCTGAAGTACGTCGCCGAGAACTCCCACCCGCCACCCCTCCGGAATCTCACCCAGCTCCGAGTCCTCGAAGGAATCCGGGAACAGGTCGGCGAGCCGCTTGGGCAGGCCGGGGTCGCGGCCAGCGACCTTGGCGCGGACGGGGTCGAAATCCACGAACCACGACTTGAAGAGCGCCCGCGCCATCGCCTCCAGCGTCTCGTTCATCCGCCGGTTCAGCTCGATCCTGTCGTCCAGCGTGCCAAGGATATGGGCGATGGCGCGTTGTTCGGGAAGCGGCGGCACGTCGAGATCGAGCATGTAGACGGCGGCGCGAGTGGTTGAGGGAATCGGGGACCCGTCGTCTACTTCGCCGAGCTTGTAGTGTTTGATGGCGTAGTACAGCCACCGCATATCGAGCTCGCTCCTCGGCACAACGTAGTACGCGGTGTCAATCACGAAGAAAGGGCGCGGCGAATACCGCACGCCACGGTAAGCCCCTTTGCGCCCGAGGATCACACCCGGTCCCGGGGCGATCGGTTCAGAGGTCCAACCGATTGGGCCGTTGGAGCCGAACACGCGGTATCGACCCTGGGTCTCGTCGTGCCCTCGAAGCGCCTTGCCGTACTCCAGCGAGATTTCTTCACCCCACGTAGAGGCGCGCCACTCACCCGCCATACCCAAGCTCCTTCCGGTTGGCGACAATCGCCGCATCCAGCTCTGCGCCGAGATCCCCGCCGCTCATCGCTTCCTCCGCTGCGGCCTGCCGGACCGGCAGGCAGGCGCCAGCTCCGCCTCGATCTCTTCCACCGTCGGCAGTGCCGACTGCAGCCGAGCCGGCAGCGCGCGCGCCAGTGCATAGGTCGAGATGCCGATCGGCTTATCGATGCCGGCGAAGCTGTACTCGGCCAGCAGCCGGTCGCGCGTCTGACAGAGGATCAGGCCGATGGTCGGGGCGTCGGTCGGATGCTTGAGTCGGTCGTTGACCACGTTGCAGTAGAAGTTCAGCTTGCCGGCGTACTCGGGCTTGAATTTGCCCTTCTTCAAGTCGATGACGACGAACGCCCGCAGCCGCAGGCGATAGAACAGCAAGTCGATGTAGAAATCATCGCCGCCGACGTCGAGGCGATATTGTCGGCCGACGAAGGCGAAGCCCTGGCCGAGTTCGAGCAGGAACTTCTCCAGATGACGGACGAGCGCGGTTTCGAGTTCGCGCTCGTGGAACGGCTCGATGAGGGTGAGGAAGTCGAAGATGTACGGGTCCTTGAGCGCTTGCTGCGCGAGGTCCGACTGCGGCGTAGGCAGCAGCGCGGCGAAGTTGGAGACGGCCTTGCCGTGCCGGGCGTGGGCACGGGCCTCGATCTGCAGGGCGAGGACGTTGCGGCTCCAGCCGTTGGCGAGCGTCT
Coding sequences within it:
- a CDS encoding restriction endonuclease subunit S, coding for MAGEWRASTWGEEISLEYGKALRGHDETQGRYRVFGSNGPIGWTSEPIAPGPGVILGRKGAYRGVRYSPRPFFVIDTAYYVVPRSELDMRWLYYAIKHYKLGEVDDGSPIPSTTRAAVYMLDLDVPPLPEQRAIAHILGTLDDRIELNRRMNETLEAMARALFKSWFVDFDPVRAKVAGRDPGLPKRLADLFPDSFEDSELGEIPEGWRVGVLGDVLQQRVERCVSSTETASRPYVPIDCISPRSLSLTESKPGAEAQSSLTRFHKGDLLFGAMRPYFHKVCIAPFDGTTRTTAFVLAPRRRGDFGFGTLLLHHPDTIDYATRHSTGSTIPYAVWTSSLEHMPVVIPPPAVRDAFDGKARPLLDRIAAPYFETNTLAALRDTLLPKLISGELRISDTRRILAGVDA
- a CDS encoding DUF1016 domain-containing protein, coding for MAGRKPKSAAVGHSDFAALLADVKGRIQAAQTRAVLAVNAELVRLYWDIGRIIADRQRREGWGAAVIPRLALKLKNELPDLKGFSERNIKRMLAFYRDYPDPGAMGQQPVAQLPASAKVPQPAAQLIPSSKVPQPVAQLRELLLWSVPWAHHVILMDKVSDFSTRRWYMAQTLANGWSRNVLALQIEARAHARHGKAVSNFAALLPTPQSDLAQQALKDPYIFDFLTLIEPFHERELETALVRHLEKFLLELGQGFAFVGRQYRLDVGGDDFYIDLLFYRLRLRAFVVIDLKKGKFKPEYAGKLNFYCNVVNDRLKHPTDAPTIGLILCQTRDRLLAEYSFAGIDKPIGISTYALARALPARLQSALPTVEEIEAELAPACRSGRPQRRKR